DNA from Candidatus Omnitrophota bacterium:
TACCGGCTTCAAAGCCCCTGGGAAATCATCGTCTATTTGATCCTGGGAGTGTTGTCCGCCTTCGCCGCCGTGGCGTTCATATGGTCATTGCACAAATCGGAGGCGTTCTGGGAACGGGTTAAAAGTCCGGGATGGTGCAAGCCGGCATTGGGCGGGCTACTGGTGGGGTTGATAGGTGTGTATTTCCCCCAGGTTTTCAGTTCCGGGTTTTCGACGATTGAAGACGCCTTGCACGGCAATGTACCGTTGTTCCTTTTATTGATGTTAATTTTTTTGAAGATAGCGGCGACGGCCATTTCCATCGGATCCGGCAGTTCCGGGGGCGTTTTCGCTCCCGCCCTCTTTATTGGAGCCGTTCTGGGGGGATCCGTCGGGAGACTTCTTTCGCACTCGGTGGCCTTCCCGATGGAAAATTCGGGGGCTTATGCCCTTGTCGGGATGGCCTGCGTTTTTGCCGCATGCGCCCATGCCCCTGTCACGGCCATCTTGATCGTGTTCGAAATGACAAGCAATTATCATTTGATCCTCCCGATCATGGCGGCTGTTGTAGTGGCCACGTCCGTCTCCCAGTTCCTGCATCGTGATTCGATTTATACGGTCAAACTCAAACAGCAGGGCATAGATATCGGATTTCTGGAAGAGGCGAGGATATTGGGCGGTTTACAGGTCGGGGATGCGATGGGGCAAGACTTTGAGACAGCCCTCAATACTCTTCCGGCCCAGGAACTGATCGCCAAGTTTTCCAGCCGGACCGGGAAAACCGTCTTTGTCACGGATGCCAAGGGGAACATCACAGGGATGATCGATTATCAGGAAGTGCAGAGATTTTTATTTGAAGATAACATTCAGATGATTTTGGTTGATGACGTGGCGCTCCCTGTCCGCGAGCGGTGTTTCGCGACAGACCCATTAAGCGACGCTGCGTTGCAAATGGCTTCTTCCCATGTTTCCCATCTGCCGGTGATGGATCCCGAGACGCCGACGAAAGTCGTGGGGGTTTTACATTCGGAGGACATCCTGAGAGTTTATTCCAATGAAATCCTTCGCCGCACTGAAATCGAACACAGGGCGGGGCTGGAAGGAACTTTGCCGGAGGATGTCACGACAGTCCCTTTTGTGATTTCGCCCAGTTCGCAATTGGTAAACAAATTGATCCGGGATGTTGATCTTCCCCCGGGGATACGTTTCAATTCCGTCAAGAGAGGGAAAAAATTGCTGATCCCTCATGGGGAGATGCCCCTTTGCGCAAAAGACCGGATCTGGGCGGTTCTTCCCCTTGCGCAGAGGGAGGATTTTCAGCGGTGGCTCAAGCTTCAAGAAAGGCCATCCGTGGAGAAATCCTCCGGGTGATTTGCGGCTGTCAGGTTTATTTTCTAAAAAATGGTTTGGAAAGCGGCTGGAGACGTGATATTTTAAATTCAGGGACAAAGGATTGACCCATGTCTGAATCTCACGACAATCCGGAGATGTTCAAAGACGGCGAACCGTGCCGTCCGAACCGCACGCCTGAAGACATGCTGGGGTTGTTCCCGTCCCAGGGCGCCGGCGAGTACGTGCAGTTTCTCCAGGATGTCCAGGCGTCCCTGTCGTCATTCCTCCCCGCGCAGAAGAATTCTTCCCCGCGATTCAAAAATTTGTAATTTCCCGGGTTTTTCCTTTTATGCCCCCTTCCAGCGAGCAGGTCCGAAAAAGCTTACGCGCGTCGCTTTGGGACGGCGTGTTTACCAGCGGCATGGTGGGCTTCACCCAGGATTACTTTATCCCGTTTTTGCTGCTGCTGGGGGCCCCTGCCAAGTATGTCGCTCTCTTGAGCTCTCTCCCGAATTTTGTCGCGGCCCTGGTCCAGCTTAAAAGTCCCGACATCACCGAGCATTGCGGTTCCCGCAAGAAAATCATCAACCTGTTCGTTTTTTTGCAGGCCGCTGTCCTGTTGCCGATGGCGTTTACGGCTTTCTGCGGCGGGACTCACCCGATGGCCTTCATCCTGATGGTCACGGTCTTCACAGCCGCCGGCGCGTTTGCCACGCCGGCCTGGGGCAGCCTGATGTCGGACCTGGTCCCGGAGAAAAAACGGGGGGAATATTTCGGCTGGAGGAACAAGATCCTGGGGTTTGTGGTGGTGGGGATGAGTTTTACCGCCGGAGCCGTCCTTCACGAAATCGACAAGATCAATATTTTCTACGGTTTTGCCGCGATTTACGCGTGCGCCAGCCTGTTCCGGTTTGTCTCGTGGTATTTCCTGACGCGGATGTACGAGCCGCCCCAGCAGCACCGCAAGGAGCATTATTTCAATATCGTCATGTTCCTGGCCAGGATCCGGGAAAGCAATTTCGCGAAGTTCGTGCTGTTTGTGGCCATGCTCAATTTCTCGGTGAATCTCGCGTCCCCGTTTTTCCCGGTTCTGATGCTGCGAGAACTCCATTTCAATTATCTGCTGTTCTCGGTGGTGACCGTTTCCGCCACGCTGACCATCTATCTCCTGATGGGGCGGTGGGGGCGCCTCGCCGACCAGGTCGGCAACCTCAAGGTCCTCCGGTTCACGGCGCCCATCATCGCGATGATCCCGTTCTGGTGGATCATTAACCGGCATCCGGCTTTTTTGATCGTGGCCCAGATCGTTTCCGGCTTTGCCTGGGCCGGATTCAACCTCTGCGCGTCAAACTTCATCTATGACGCGGTCACGCCTGAGAAGAGGACTCGCTGCATCGCTTATTTTAACGTGCTCAACGGGCTGGCGCTTTGCGCCGGGGCTTTGCTGGGAGGTTTTCTGCTGGACCGGCTGCCGCCTTTGATGGGTTATAAAATTCTGGCGTTGTTCGCCGTCTCCGGCTGCCTGCGCATGGCCGTCGCCCTTTTGATGCCGCCTTTGATCAAGGAAGTCCGGACCGTTCAGAAAATCTCCAGCGAACGGCTGTTCTTCAGCATGATCGGCATGCGGCCGCTTTTGGGCATTGAGCGAAAGACGATCCAGTACGAGGGATAGCCGCGGCCCCCGCGGCTGTCAAGCCTTCTTCTTGAGATACAGGCGGGTCAATTCTTCCGTGAGGTATTTGAACGCGGAATCCACGTCGTCAAAGACGCGGAACAAATCCAGGTCTTCTTTACTGATCACGCCCCACCTCTGCATGGCCTGGAAGTCCAGGATGTCATTCCAGTAATCTTTCCCGTAGAGAACGATCGGCATGTATTTTTTGGATTTTTTGGTCTGCACGATGGTCAGCAGTTCAAAAAATTCGTCCAGGGTTCCGAACCCGCCTGGAAAAACGATGAGGGCCTTGGCCATATAGAAGAACCAGAATTTGCGGATGAAAAAGTAGTGGAACTCAAAGGAGATGTCCCTGGTCTGGTAAGGGTTGGGGACCTGCTCGAAGGGGAGGCTGATGTTGAGCCCGATCGTCGGACCGCCGGCCTGGTGGGCGCCCCGGTTGGCGGCCTCCATGATGCCCGGTCCGCCGCCGGAGCAGACGATGAAGCGGTAGCAGGGGTCGGCCAGATCGTTGGACCACCGCGTGATCTTCTCCGCAAGTTTCACAGCGTCATCATAATAGCGTGACAGCTTGACCGCGCTTTTAGCGTCTTCCACCTGCTGTTTGATCTCGGCAGAGGGGTTCCGGCGTTCCGCGGCCAGGGCTTCGACCTGTTTCAGTTTTTGCTGGGCGATCTCCTTCGGAAGGGTCCGGGCCGAGCCGAACATGACGACCGTGTCCCTGATCTTGTGCTGCCGGAACCTGGCCTCGGGCTCGATCATTTCGCACAGGACCCGGATCAGCCGGGCCTGAGCGCTTTTTAGGAAGTTGACGTTTTCATAGGATTTCTGGAATTTGGAAGGGGAAGGACTGCCGGTTTTGGGCGTGGTCATGGGGTCTCCTGGTTGAGCTTCAAAAAAATTATATCAGAGCCGCGGAGGTTTGCCACGAATTTCCTGACCTTCGTGATAGGATATCCTGGCAGATCTTCGCCGCTGCCAGGAAAGTGCTTGTCGCGGGCGGGGCTTCAGTATAAAATAACTCTCATTGTGAGATCGTGAGCGTTCATTTTTGCGGAGACAAACAATCCATGAAAATTTTGAAGATGATCGGCGTGATGGCCGTTGTTTTGGTCTTGATCCTCTGTCTCGGGGCCGTGGCCTTCATCAAGACGCTGAATGTCAATAAATACAAACCGCAGATCGTTTCCGCCCTGTCCGGCGCGCTGGGCCGGGACGTGGATTTCCGCAACGCTGGTCTGGAGATCTCCTGGCGGGGCGGGGTCCGGCTCCGGATCCAGGACCTGGCGATCCGAGAGGAAGCAGGTGTCGCCGAGGGGGATTTCCTCCGCGTCAAAGAGATCTTTTTGAGCCTGGACGTTGCCGCGTATCTTCTGCAAAAAGAGATCAAGGCGCAGGACATTGATATCCAGGGCTTCCAGCTGATCCTCGCCCGCCGTCCTAACGGGATGTTGAACGTTCAGACCATCGGCCAGAAGCCGGGCGCGCCTTCTCCGGCATCTGCCGTTTCCCCGGCCGGAAGCCCTCCGGCGGCTGCGCCCTCAAAATCCGCGGAAATCCCTGCGATCCACGTCCATAAGATCGGGCTTGAGGGCGGGACCATCGTCCTGATGGACCAAACCTCCGACCCGGCGCTGACCGTTGAGGTTTCCCGGATCGACCTGACGATCCGTGAATTTTCCACCGACAAGCCGTTTGACGTGTCCTTCCAGGCTGCGGTCTGGAGCGAACTGCCGAATATTTCGGTCAACGGCACGCTGGCTTTGGACCTCGCCCGGCAAAGGGTGGAAGCGCCGTCGTTGAAATTGTCCTTAAACTTTTCCTCGATGAATGTGGAGAAGATCAACAGCGCCTTAAAATTTTTTAAAGGGGCGCCGCTGGCGGAAACTCTGGGCGGGGTGCTGGAGGTGGAGCTGAAGAATGTCGCGGCCGGGACCGGAGGGATTGAAAAAATGTTCGGCGACATCCTTCTCAAACAGGGCCAGGCCAGGATCAAAGATCCTGTTTCGGGGCTGGCCCTGGATGTCCCCGACATCAATCTCTCGATCATGAATTTTTCTTTGGCGGAACCGTTCCGGTTTGTATTAAAAATGGCCTGCCTGTCCAGCCAATCCAATGTCACCTGGGAAGGCAAGGCCATGGTGGACCTTGAATCCGGGAAAGCGGACATCAAGGACGCGACGTTGACCACAGACCTGTCGTCCATTTCTTTGGAAAAATTGCGGGCTTCCTCGCCCGCGCTGAAAGATATGAAACTTCCGGACATTCTGCAGGGCAAGGCGGTCGTTACCCTGCATGAGGCCGGGGTCGGCGCCCAAGGGCTGGAATCCTTGAACCTGGACGCCGCCCTCACGGAAGGACGGGTGGTCATTAAAGACGCGTCTCCGGGGGTCACATTGGATGTTTCCCTTTTAGATGCGAGCGTGAAGCATTTGACCCTTGAGAATAAGCCGTTCGCGTTCAAAGTGTCCTCGGCCGTTTGGGGAAAACTGCCCAGCGTCACCGCCGACGGATATTTGCGGCTGGACACGGCGGCTCAAAAAGTTTTGCTGGAGGACTCGAAGGTCAACGTGGACCTGTCCCAAATTTCCATGGACCAGGTGAAATCTTCGGTCGCGGCCCTGAAAGACGTCCCTTTGCCGGAAAACCTCCGGGGGCAGCTCCGCTTGAGCATCAAAAATCTGGCCGCGGGGCCGCAAGGGATCGGGGAGGTATTGGCCAGCGGGGAACTTTTCAGCGGGTCTGTGAAGTTGCCCCAGCTCGCCGTGCCGGTTGAGAACATCAAAGCGAAATTCAATGCCGCGGACAACGATTTGACCATCGATGACATGTCGGCCGCCATCGGGAAAAAGGGGACCGTCACGGCCAAGGCCACGGTCAAGGATTTCCTGGGTGCGCAGAATTTTCATCTGGAGGCCCAGGCCAAGGCGGTCCGGATCGAGGAGGTCATGGACCAGTCCAAGCAGCCGGTCAAGGCCGAGGGCGCGGTGTTTGCCACTGTCAAGGCCGACGGTTCAAATTTGAGTTCCCCGGACATGCTCAAGGCCGTCACGGCCGAGGCCCAGGCCGAGGTGAGGGGCGGCCGGCTGAAGGATCTGAATGTGCTCAAGGCCGTGCTGGATGCCGCCGGGGTGGTGCCGGGCATGTCCGAAAAACTGGAGGCGTCCCTGCCCGAAGAATATAAGGCCAAATTGCAGAACAAGGACACGGAGATCTCCCGGGCGCAGTTGTCGGCGACGATGAAGGACGGCCAGGTCTCGATCGCTCCTCTGGATGCCGAGGCCGACGGATTTTTGTTCAAGGGGCAGGGCACGGCGGACGTCGCGCAATCCTACGCGATCGACGGTTCGGTCCTGGTGGCCAATGATTTATCGATGGCCATGGCGGGCGTTGTCCCGGAGCTTCAATATTTCTACAATGACCGGCAGGAAATTGCGTTTCTCCTGAAATTCTGGGGCCAGGGGCCGCAGTTCAAGTTTTCCGTGGACATCAAGGCGGTCACCAAGAACGCGATCATGAACAAGGGGAAAGAAGAATTCCGGAAAGTTTTGGACAAAGTGCTGGGGACGGAAGAGGAGAACCCCCAAACGGCCCCGGAGGGGGGGCAGCCCCGGCAGCCGGCAAACACGGAAAAACGCCCTGAAGAGCAGATCCTTGAGGGGATATTGGATTCCATTTTCAAGTAGAAGGAGTTCGGCATGAACGTCGCGGTCATCGGCGCGTCGGACAAAACCGACCGATATTCGTACAAGGCCGTCAAGCTTGCGCAGGAGAAGGGGCACCGGGTCTATCCGGTTCACCAGAGGATCAAGCAGATCGAGGGTTTGTCCGTGTATCTTTCCATCCGCGATATTGTGGACCCGATTGACACGGTGTCGCTCTATGTCGCGGCCGACATATCGACGAAAATCGGCGAGGACATCCTGGCTAAAAAACCGCGCCGGATCATTTTTAACCCGGGCGCGGAAAATGCCGAGCTCGAGGCCAGGGCCCGCGGTCAGGGCATCCTGACGCTCAATGCCTGCACCCTGGTGATGTTGAATACAGGACAATTCTGAGCCGCCTGCCTTTGTTTTTGTCAGGGGAAGGCGGCGAAGCCCCGGCGCCTTGATTCACTTCTCCCCAATCGCGCAGCGATTGGGGAGAAGTGAATCAGCCGGGGTTGAGCCGACGAAGCGGTCAAATCAATGATGCGATACTCTTTATTTTTTATTTTATTTCTTTCCCTTTGCGCCCCTTCTCCGGCCGCTGCCGCGGACAACCCGGTCTCTGATCTTTTTCGGAGCAATGTGGATTCGATCGTGCTGGTCGGGTCTGTCCAGAAACGAAAAAAGGACAACCGCTCCGGCAGCGGATTTTTTGTCAGCGAAGACGGGCTGATTTTAACAAACTATCATTTGATCCAGAACGCGCGCAAGATCGCCGTGAAGACCAGCGACGGCCATGTTCACACCAAGGTCGCGGTCGCCCAGGTGGACCCGGAAAGGGACATCGCTCTCCTGAAGATTCCCGGGCGCGGGTTCCCGGCCGTGCAGTTGGGCAATAGCCAGGGACTGGAGATCGGACAGCGGGTGGTGACCATCGGCAATCCCCAGGGGTTGGAGCAGACCGTGGCCGACGGCCTGGTGAGCGCCTGGAGGGACGTGGACGACGAGCTGCGGCTCATCCAGATCAGCGTGCCGCTTTCCGGCGGAAGCAGCGGCGGGCCCTTGTTCGACCTGGAGGGCCGGGCCGTGGGTGTGGCCACGGCGTCGCTGTCCGGCGGGCAGAACCTGAATTTTGCCGTCCCCATCAATTACGCGAAACCGTTGATCCGCCGGGCCCAGTCGGCGGACGATTTTGAGTTTTACGTCGTCCAGCCCAAGGACACGCTGTTCAGCCTGTCCCGCCGTTTCCGGACCACGGTCAACGAGATCATGGCCTTGAACCGCCTGGCGAACGCGCAGATCTATACCGGACAGAAGATCAAAATCCCCCAGGGCGACTGACGCCGCTCTTGCCGTTGTTTTTTTATCCCGCTTTCCTCCCCGATTCCCCTCATCTGAAATCCTGTGTTCTTTTTAAGGAGGGGTACTATGGACACATCCGCACCCGGCACATCCATCCGTCACTGGCCCGAACAGGACCGACCCCGGGAGAAACTTTTCCGCCTGGGAGAACAAAAACTCTCCGATTCCGAACTGCTGGCCATCCTGTTGAATTCCGGCGGGCGGGGGTTCAGCGCGCTGGACCTGTCCCGCCGGGTCCTGGCTCGCTTTAAGTCGTTCCGGAACATGGCCGGCCTGGACGCGGGGGAGTGCCAGGATATCCGCGGCCTGGGGATGACCAAGATCGCGAGGATCCGGGCGGCCATCGAGATCGGCCGCAGGTTCCGCAGTGAGGCGTCCGACGGCCGGCCTCTGAAGATCGGATCGTCCCGGGAAGCGGCCGAGGTCCTCATGCCTCGGATGCGAGACCTGAAAAAGGAGGTCTTCACCGTTATTTTTTTGAACAGCCGGCACCGGGTGATCGAAATGGCCGATGTGGAAGAGGGCACGGTGAACAGCGCCGCGCCGATGGTCCGCGAGATCTTCCAATTGGCGCTCCAGCGGTTCGCCGTGTCCCTCATCTGTGCCCATAACCATCCTTCCGGCGATATCACGCCGAGCGCCCAGGACAGGGAGTTCACGTTAAAGATCCGGGCCGCCGGAGAAGCCCTGGGGGTCAAGGTCCTTGACCACATCATTGTCGGCGACAATGCCTATTACAGTTTTGCGGATGAGGGGGGTGTGTAAAAAGACATTCGGAACAGGACGAAGCGAGGGTTTTGTTTTATACTAATATCAGTGCGTTCAGGCACATCCTATGGCTCGCAAAGGCAAACAAGTCGTCTGGCACAAAAAGAAGGGGAAGATGATCCCGTCTGTCTTTCTCAAACCTCATGGCTCGGCCGCGGCGTCCGCGCCGTCCCCGCCCGCCTCCGCTGGCCAGGCGGACCGCCGCAAGACGTTCGCCGCGAAATTTCTCAAAGAGATCAAGCGTGCCGCGTCCGATCAGACACCCGAGGGGGGAAGCCATGGCTAAGTTCCGTGTTGTGATAGCGGCTGTTTGTTTTTTGATCACGGGTTTCACGACGGATATTCATGCGACGGCCCTTTCCGGCCCGACCTGCCAGGCCCAGGCGGAGATACTGGAGGTCGGCAGCGAAAAAAGAACGGCTACTGGGGCCAACGGAGAAGCGCGGGAGTATGATGTCCCATATGTGAAGATGAGCGTCCTCAAATTGCAGCCGACCTTGCTCAATGGCTATTGCGGCATGTTGCGGCTCGGGCAGGTCGTCAAGACCAATGGCGGAAGTTCTCCGGATTCCTTGAAAGCCGGGCAGATCATCGAGGCCGGTGTGGAAGCCGCGGCCGCCATGGGGCCGGAAGGGGTGATTCCGTTTCTTCAGTGGCAGCCCATCCGTTTCCTGGAATCGCGCGGGGAGGCCCCTTTGCCGCGCCATTTTCATCTCCAGTCCGAAGCTCTGGACGGCGGCGTTGACGCCGGGAACAATCCGTAATTCCTGTTTCCATCAGATCCTTGTCCAACGACGGTCCATTTGAGTGGAAAAACAAAAATACGATACGCTCATCCATCGCCTGCAGGAATTCGCCGAGAAAAATCCCGGGGGATATAAGGTCCGGGTTTTGCTCCTGGGCGTCCTCGGGTATGCCTATCTTCTTTTCATCCTGTTGTTTCTGGCGGCCGCGATCGCGGCGGGGAGCTATTTTCTGTTCCAAAATCGGCATGGCCGCGGCCTCACGTTCCAGCTCCTGATTTTTGTGGGCGGGCTTGCGTTCATTGTCCTGAGGTCCTTGTGGATTCACACGCCGCCGCCCTGGGGATATTACCTGAAACGCGAGGAGGCTCCCCTGCTTTTCGACATGCTGGAGGACATCTGCCGCCGGTTGAAATGCCCCAGGCCCGACGCCGTTGTTCTCGACGGGCAATTCAACGCCAGCATTTACCAGATCCCCCGGCTGGGAATCTTCGGCTGGTATAAAAATACCCTGTGCCTGGGATTGCCGCTGCTTGCGGCCATGTCGCCGGATGAATTCCGCTCGGTGGTCGCCCATGAGTTTGGGCACCTTGCCTCGTCCCACGGGAAGGCGGGAACGTGGATCTACCGGATCCGCGAGTCCTGGATCCGCCTGGTGGAGACCCTCCAGCACCAGGAGCACTTCGGCAGTTTTCTGTTCGCCCCGTTTTTCAACTGGTACCTGCCGTTCTTCAATGCCTATTCGTTTGTCCTGGCCCGCCAGCACGAGTATCAGGCGGATTCCTTTGCCGGGGACATCGCGGGCCGCAATGCCGCGGCCTCAGCCCTGTCCAACCTGGCCGTGCAGGGGGAATACATCGAACGCGTGTTTTGGCCGTCGGTCTACGGCCGCGTCACGCAGTCGGATTCCCCTCCGGACAATGTCTTCTCCGACCTTGACCGGAAGCTGGAGGAAAAGGCCTACCAGGAGAAGGAAAAGATTTATTTGAGGCAGGCCTTCAATCTCCAGACGCACACCTCCGACACCCATCCCAGTTTGCGGGACCGGCTCAAGGCACTGGGATACCAGGTCCTGGACGCCGGATCGCTGTCGGATCTGCGCATCAAGAACGTGCGGGTCTGCGCCGGCGAGGAGATGCTCGGCAAGGAATCCTGGGAGAAGATGATCACGGAATTCGACCGGAAATGGAAAGAGGACATGGCCGCCGACTGGAAGGCCCGGCACGAGTTCGTCCAGACCAAACTCAAGGAGATCGGGGAGCTGGACACGAAAGCCGCGGGCGGGACGCTCCGCCGCCAGGATTTGTGGAAGAGGGCTTTGCTGATCTACGACATTCAGGGCCCCGAACATGCGGCGGCCGCGCTGCGGGACGTTCTCAAAGTTGCGCCCGATCACCGGGAAGCGAATTTCCGGCTGGGCCTTATTTTGTCCGACGCGGACGATCCGGATTGCGTGCCTCTTTTGGAAAAAGCCATGGCTATCAATCCGTTTTATATTTTTACGTGCTGCGGGAACCTGGTATTTTTTCATGAGAGGCGGGGGGAATACGGGAAGGCCAAGGATTATGACCGGAAGATGGACGAGATGGACTCGGCCATCGCCAAGGCGAGTGATGAACGCCGGTATCAGTCCGGCATGACGATCGAGGCGCACGGCCTGTCCGATGAAAAGGTCGCGTATATCCGCGAGCAGCTCGAAGGATTTCAAGATGATATCGACAGGGCGTATCTGGTGAAAAAGAAAGTGAAAGTTTTCCCGGACCAGCCGTTTGTCATTCTGGCGGTGAAAACGTACTCGCCGTGGTTCCGATACCGGCCCGGCGGGTTCCAGGAACAGGTTGCGCAGCGGCTGGCCGATCAAATCGATTTTGACCTGGATCGCGGCATGGCGATCGTGGTGGTGGAAGACGCGAAATGCCTCGGGGCCGCGCGCAAGATCTCCGGGTCGCTTGTTTTCAGGCGCGGGAAACCAGGGAAAGGATGATGCCGGAGATGAAAACGGCGATGGGGGTCTTTCTTTTTGTCCTGGCCGCGGGGGCTGTGTCCCGGGCGGATACGGTCATCCTCACGTCCGGCCGGAGCGTCAATGGCGTGATCCTTGAAAAGACCTCCGATTTTGTGAAGATCGATTATCAGGGCGTTCCGGTCACGTTTTACAGCGATGAAGTGAAGCGCGTCGAGGAGGGAGCCCTGGCCGGAAACGCGGAAACGATTGTGTCCCCCGAGGCGCAGGCACCGCGGCCCTCCTTGGAGGAAACGGCTGTTGTCCGGTTTCCTGAGGGGGGCGTTCCGCCTGACGATTCGTCGCTGGACCGCGTTTATGAAGACAATGTCGATGCCACCGTGCTTGTGAAAGCTGTCCGGGGCAACGGGCAATATGTGGGCAGCGGATTTGTGGCGGCCCCGGGGCGGGTGGTCACCAATTTTCACGTTGTCGCCGGAGCGGAACTCATCAGGGTGGAATTCCGTGACGGCAGAAGTTACGAGGCGCAAGGAGTTGTGAGTTATAACGCGGTCCGGGATTATTGCGTTTTGAAGATTTCATCCTATGATCCTGTCCCTATCGCTATGGGAGATTCTGACCGGCTGACGCCCGGCGAAGAGGTCGTGGTCATCGGCTCGCCCGAAGGTCTCCGTTTTTCGTCCTCGCGGGGGATTTACAGCGGGCTGACGGAATTCTGCCGGCTGAAGCACCTGCAGTTCACCGCGCCGATTTCCGCCGGCAACAGCGGAGGCCCGCTGTTGAACCTGAAAGGGGAGGCCGTCGGCATCGTGACGTTCAAGCGCATCGGGACGTCGGGTTACAATTATGCCATTCCGATCAATGAGGTCAAGGGCTCGATCGAGGGCGAGGTCAAAGTGAGCGTGGACGATTTCCGGCAGACGATCAGCCGCGCGTATGAATTGTTCGGAGAGGCGCAGACGGCCTATTTTGCGGGCGATCTGGATTCCGCCATCACGTCGGCGAAAGAGGCCGTGGCCGCGGACCCGGAATACCTGGAAGCCCTTTATGGATTGGGAGAGCTCTACATCGCCGCCAACCGGACAGAGGAGGCCCTGGAGGTCTGGGCGCGCCTCACGCAGGAAGACCCCAACAACGTCGAAGCCAGGGTCAACCTGGCGGTCAGCCAATTTCAGAAGGGGATGTGGGAGGCGGCGGCGAACGGGTTTGAGGCCGCCCTGGCGCTGGATCCGGGCCGGGTGGAAGCCCTCGACAATCTGGGCGTGGCGTATGCCCGGCTGAAGCGCTATGACAAGGCCGTTGAAACGCACCAGAAAGCGGTGGAGGCCAACCGGGATTATGCCCCGGGACATTATAATCTGGCCACGGCCTACTACAATACCGGGCGGTACGACCTGGCGGTTCAGCATTGCGACCGGGCCGCCCGGCTGGGATATCCGGTCCCCGGGGAATTTTTGGAACTGCTCAAGCCTTATCGATAGACGCCGGTCCCGGGATAGTGCAGATTTGCTTTGAAATCTCCCGCGCGAGCCCTATAATTGAACAGAAAGGGTTTTCGTTTTCACCTCACTTCCTATGCGATTGATTCGATTCCTTGCCCTGTCCGCATTATTCGGACTCTCCGGTTTTATGGTCCAGGCGGAAACCGTCCTCCTGACGGATGAGGCCGAGAACATTTTCAAGGCGCACAAGGCCCATGTCTTTCAGATCCGGGTGATCGACCTGAGTTCAGGGAAAAAGTCCACCACGGGGTCCGGCTTTGTGTTCTCATCCGAAGGGCACGTGGCCACGAATTATCACGTGGTTTCCGACGCCGTGCACAAGCCCGGCCAGTACCGCATCGAATACCTGGATGACGGCGGCCAGTCCGGGCCCCTGGAGCTCCTGGACGTGGACGTGATCCATGACCTAGCGGTCCTGAAAGGCCATTTCCCGCAGGCGACCCATATCGCGCTCGGGGAGTCGTCGTTCTCCAAAGGCGCCAAGATTTTTTCCATGGGAAACCCTTATGATCTCGGCATGACGATCATCGAGGGGACCTACAACGGGCTGATGGAAAAGAGCCTGTACCCCAAGATCCTGTTCTCGGGTTCGCTCAACCCCGGGATGAGCGGAGGTCCCGCCCTGGACCATAGCAGCAAGATCATCGGGATCAATGTCTCCACCGGCGGCAACGCCCTGAGCTTCCTTGTCCCCGTCGAATACCTCAAAAAACTTTACGGCCACGCGAAGTCCCGGCAGGTCCCGCCCTTGTCCAGAAAGAATGTGTACATCGAGGAGCAGCTCCTGGCACACCAGGACGAATACCTGCCCCAACTGCTGGCCGCGCCCTGGAACACGGTGCCGTTCGGCGAGACCGTGGTGCCGGCGGAGATCTCGAATATTTTCAAATGCTGGGGCAAGACCGAGGATGAGGAGCATATGTTGTATACCAAATCTTCGCTGTACTGCGCCATGGACGATTACAT
Protein-coding regions in this window:
- a CDS encoding M48 family metalloprotease; amino-acid sequence: MEKQKYDTLIHRLQEFAEKNPGGYKVRVLLLGVLGYAYLLFILLFLAAAIAAGSYFLFQNRHGRGLTFQLLIFVGGLAFIVLRSLWIHTPPPWGYYLKREEAPLLFDMLEDICRRLKCPRPDAVVLDGQFNASIYQIPRLGIFGWYKNTLCLGLPLLAAMSPDEFRSVVAHEFGHLASSHGKAGTWIYRIRESWIRLVETLQHQEHFGSFLFAPFFNWYLPFFNAYSFVLARQHEYQADSFAGDIAGRNAAASALSNLAVQGEYIERVFWPSVYGRVTQSDSPPDNVFSDLDRKLEEKAYQEKEKIYLRQAFNLQTHTSDTHPSLRDRLKALGYQVLDAGSLSDLRIKNVRVCAGEEMLGKESWEKMITEFDRKWKEDMAADWKARHEFVQTKLKEIGELDTKAAGGTLRRQDLWKRALLIYDIQGPEHAAAALRDVLKVAPDHREANFRLGLILSDADDPDCVPLLEKAMAINPFYIFTCCGNLVFFHERRGEYGKAKDYDRKMDEMDSAIAKASDERRYQSGMTIEAHGLSDEKVAYIREQLEGFQDDIDRAYLVKKKVKVFPDQPFVILAVKTYSPWFRYRPGGFQEQVAQRLADQIDFDLDRGMAIVVVEDAKCLGAARKISGSLVFRRGKPGKG
- a CDS encoding serine protease, coding for MRLIRFLALSALFGLSGFMVQAETVLLTDEAENIFKAHKAHVFQIRVIDLSSGKKSTTGSGFVFSSEGHVATNYHVVSDAVHKPGQYRIEYLDDGGQSGPLELLDVDVIHDLAVLKGHFPQATHIALGESSFSKGAKIFSMGNPYDLGMTIIEGTYNGLMEKSLYPKILFSGSLNPGMSGGPALDHSSKIIGINVSTGGNALSFLVPVEYLKKLYGHAKSRQVPPLSRKNVYIEEQLLAHQDEYLPQLLAAPWNTVPFGETVVPAEISNIFKCWGKTEDEEHMLYTKSSLYCAMDDYIFVSSDLWSGRVLFAQHWVKSKKLDPLRFYNLNESFFAIDDFDNAATKEEVTNFACHTDFVDIAGKNWKIAFCARQYKKYPRLYDVGLFMASLAEDDRALLVELNALGLSREKALQFVSKFIGEVKWQK
- a CDS encoding trypsin-like peptidase domain-containing protein, whose translation is MKTAMGVFLFVLAAGAVSRADTVILTSGRSVNGVILEKTSDFVKIDYQGVPVTFYSDEVKRVEEGALAGNAETIVSPEAQAPRPSLEETAVVRFPEGGVPPDDSSLDRVYEDNVDATVLVKAVRGNGQYVGSGFVAAPGRVVTNFHVVAGAELIRVEFRDGRSYEAQGVVSYNAVRDYCVLKISSYDPVPIAMGDSDRLTPGEEVVVIGSPEGLRFSSSRGIYSGLTEFCRLKHLQFTAPISAGNSGGPLLNLKGEAVGIVTFKRIGTSGYNYAIPINEVKGSIEGEVKVSVDDFRQTISRAYELFGEAQTAYFAGDLDSAITSAKEAVAADPEYLEALYGLGELYIAANRTEEALEVWARLTQEDPNNVEARVNLAVSQFQKGMWEAAANGFEAALALDPGRVEALDNLGVAYARLKRYDKAVETHQKAVEANRDYAPGHYNLATAYYNTGRYDLAVQHCDRAARLGYPVPGEFLELLKPYR